The window CAGAATGAAATGAATGATGAGATACTCACTGTGCCTGTCTCATATCCATAGAGAAATGCAACCCTCCCCTCAACCACCGAGGCATCCCTTTACCATAAGAAGTGTGTCCAGAATCTTTTCACTGAGTGTGGTTGTCTTGTAGCATTGGTGAAGCAACTTAAAGCTTTCCACAGTGTTGTTACTGGCCTCGTAAGAGTTAAGGGTCTTCTCGAGAGGCAAatctgaggtcaggaagagttcTGACAGGACTAAATATATAGGCAAACAGGCTCGAGCTAATTGTGAAACAAAAGATTTAGATATAGTTTAGTCAAAAGGTTGGAATCTTGTCAATTCTCTGTGAGGGTTCAGTGGGTCTAGGGAAACTATGATGATGGAAGTACTAAGGGCATAGTGGGGGAGAAGGCAGTGAATTCAGGGCAAGACACCACTCCCCCTCCCAATCCCCAAACCCCTTATCTCACCCAAGTGGCTGCTCAGAGCCACAGTCAGCAATGTGGCCAAGGTAAGAGTCCCCTTCATGGTTGAGTTGTAGTGTGTGAGCCACTAGGTGGACAAAGCCCCTTATGGGTTTATATGCTCCCTTGGACTCCACCTCCTGCCCTCCCCATATCTCTACTTCTCTCAACCTCCAAGGCCCTGAAGGGTTTGTCATTGGCTAAGGGCCTAGGTGTATGGAGAAGGAAGTACCTGGGATAGAGAAGGCATGTTTGGTCATCTCTGGGTCATGCATGTCTGACTCAAAGAGGGAGCCATTGAACACTCATATTCCTTTCTGTGTTTATCTCTGTGTCTGTGAATGTGTGTTTTTtccatgtgtctctgtgtgtatgtctatgtctcgatgtgtgtttgtatgtgtgacTATGTGAATAATTCTAAGAAAGTAGAGTTCTAGGTATAGACTTGAGGAACTGGGTTTCTAGTACTGGCATTCATGAAACCCCTTGTATGTAACTCCACTAACAATTAGTCAATAGATCTAAATTACCTTTTAGAAAaggaatttaggggcagctagatggcgcagtggatagagcaccggccctggattcaggagtaactgagttcaaatctggcctcagacacttaacacttactagctgtgtgaccctgggcaagtcacttaacccccattgccttacgaaaaacaaaaaaacaaaccaaaaaaaaagaaaaagaaaaggaatttactAAGAAGTTGTAGCGAGACCAACTGTACAAAATCTCCCCCCCAAATCAAGGGTACAAATCTGCCCTTGCAATATGAAGTTTTGCTGGGGGAGAATGAGCTCCAAAGTGAACTACAGTGATAGTGAGGCACAGGTGTAAAGAAGACCTTAGGCTAAAGAGAACCTCCTGACCCCTGGCCCTGCAAGTACTTTGCTCCCTTTGTGGAATCTTTATGAAGATGACTGTTTGCTAATACAATCTGAGCAGCTCAGCTGGGCCTGCCTCTGGTAGAGTGTTAGGTCTCAACTGGATGGGTCAATATGTTCCTGGGTCAGGTCAAGAGGGTTGCTTGGATGTTGAGCTGGCTCCT is drawn from Dromiciops gliroides isolate mDroGli1 chromosome 2, mDroGli1.pri, whole genome shotgun sequence and contains these coding sequences:
- the LOC122739984 gene encoding secretoglobin family 2B member 24-like → MKGTLTLATLLTVALSSHLARACLPIYLVLSELFLTSDLPLEKTLNSYEASNNTVESFKLLHQCYKTTTLSEKILDTLLMVKIIATPECIKHELSIG